A region of Candidatus Aramenus sp. CH1 DNA encodes the following proteins:
- a CDS encoding class I SAM-dependent methyltransferase, with amino-acid sequence MSEILDMFACPIDGTKIDANLTCEKGHRFSYIDGIYDFLGKEVKTHDVLEKVTPIYENVWAPLGFLITAGRTYSSIMEEAGNYVSGKVVLDVGTGTGKLFDYAGCERCVGLDISTKFLRAMLSKRSKVIAVKGDARKLPFKAEVFDGVASLFVLHMLDNPSLAVHEISRVMKREARCAIGILTSGNFIASILGKWWKISLKHRDFYLSSIKEAGLELEDSKRMGPWLLLKCKKSGHF; translated from the coding sequence ATGTCTGAAATTCTCGACATGTTCGCCTGCCCAATCGACGGTACGAAGATTGACGCTAACCTAACCTGTGAGAAGGGACATAGATTTTCGTACATAGACGGCATTTACGACTTTTTGGGCAAAGAAGTGAAGACTCACGACGTCTTGGAAAAGGTTACGCCCATATACGAGAACGTGTGGGCCCCCCTAGGCTTCTTAATCACTGCAGGGAGGACTTACTCCTCGATTATGGAAGAGGCGGGGAATTACGTCAGCGGGAAGGTCGTTCTGGATGTGGGCACAGGTACTGGAAAGCTTTTCGACTACGCCGGTTGCGAGAGATGCGTAGGACTAGACATATCAACCAAGTTTCTGAGGGCTATGCTCTCTAAGAGGTCCAAAGTGATCGCTGTGAAAGGGGACGCAAGGAAGCTTCCCTTCAAAGCAGAGGTGTTTGACGGAGTAGCGTCGCTGTTTGTTTTACACATGTTGGATAATCCGTCCTTAGCAGTCCACGAGATTTCGAGGGTGATGAAGAGGGAGGCGCGTTGCGCTATAGGGATATTAACCAGCGGAAACTTCATAGCATCCATTTTGGGCAAGTGGTGGAAAATCAGCCTAAAGCACAGGGACTTCTACCTTTCCTCGATCAAGGAGGCGGGCCTTGAATTAGAGGACAGCA